The genome window AGTTTAAAGCCTACCGAAATTGATGAAAATTTAATTTTATCTTTTGCCATAAAGCTTGCTGAAACAAAAACGGTCCAAGGAAAAGCTCGTTCCCTTAAAACGGTACGAAACATCATTGGTACGTTAAGCACTTTTTTTGAATGGTGTTGTTTGAAAAATTATTTACAAACCAACCCAGCCAAAGAACCACGTGTCGTTCAGAACATGGCTCGTTTTTTTAAACACCAACGTTTAGAGCAAAAGTTTTCAACCAACATTAAAAAGAAAGCATTAACCAAAGAGGAAGCTAAAAAACTTATATTGCAAGGATATGAGCGTAACTTTCAGACAGGGTTTATTATTGAATTTTTAATTTACACAGGGTTGAGAATGGGAGAAGTTGCCGCATTAACATGGGGTGATTTGGAGTATTTAGAAACCAATCCGCAAGGAAGTGCTTCTTTATTTGTTGTCATTCAAAAAACCATGAACCATCGCACCCGTGAGGTACAACTCAATGCCAAATGTGGTTCTAATGGACATGTGGAATTGTCGAATGTCATTGCAAATAAAATAGTCGAGTGGCATAGCATTGCGAAAAGTTTAAGTTACAGCGTTGAAAAAACGGCTGCATTATTTCCTTTAGCAAGTAAAAACCCTTTAGAGTTTTCTAAATTAATTTCAAATTTATCTCTGAAAGCTGGCATTCGTCACGTCAGTGCCCATGGCTTAAGGCATACAACCATTACATTTTTAGCGAGTTCGGGGCATTCGTTACAAGTAGTTCAAAAAATAGCAAGACATAAAACCGCAGATATGACGACGGCCTATTTTGATGCAACACAATTGCCAGTAACTGGAGTCACTTCTAGTATTGATAAATTGCTTGCTTAAAAAACGGCTTAAATTTTCACCACAATTCACCCAAACACCCCCATCCCCTGACAAAGTAAAATATTGAACCTAGTCAGGGGGAGGTTTTGCCGGCGTGCCGGCGAGTGCCGATGAAAATTTTTGCCCTTCTCGGCACACTTTTTTCTTACGGAGAGTAAGAAAAAATGCCATTTGCCGATGAAGCCGAGAAAAAATCTCACTCGATACGCACAAATTTTTTCAATTTTAAGAAATTTGGACTGTCCCAACCAAAAATTGGGATTCCCTGTTGGGACTATCTTGCAGGGAAAGAATAAAGCAGGAAAATAAAGGTTATCCCTATGGCGGACCCAGCAAGAATCGAACTTGCGCTTCAGGCTTCGGAGGCCTACGTGATATCCACTTCACCATGGGTCCAATCAGGAAAATACTTAAAAGTATTGTGGCACATAAGCCTTGCAACAATGCCATACTAAAGTCAAGTTATTGAATTGGAGTATTTTTATCTTCACTTTTAGAGAGATAAGCGTTCACATAGGGTTCAACGTGAAAGACCCCTTGGGAGTTTAAGTAGTCTACGGTCTTTCGTCCAATTTGGGAAAACACAGGTCCTGCAAGCATAGCACCGTATGCTGGACGTACCTTTACTTCATCAATAACAACCACAATGGCAAGTTTAGGATTATTTGCAGGTATAATTCCTTGATAAACAGCAGTACGTTCGGAATAAGCTTTATCTTTATTTGACCAAATTTGTGCCGTACCTGTTTTTCCACCCACTAAAATACCTGGAATTCTTCCCGCGTTACTTTGTTCAATGACATTGCCCATCATTTCGGAAATTGTTTTACTAGTATCTTTGCGAATAAATTGAATAGGTGGCCCTACAAAGTTTTTTTCTTGTTCCAAGTCTTTTGCTAAAATATTCATTCCTTTATCTTGTCCACCGCCCACCATGATAGTAACAGCGTGAGCCAATTGCAGAGGTGAAATTGCAAAACCTTGACCGAAAGACATGTTTGCAAAACGCATTTCACTCCAAGATTCTGGTTTATGAATTCGTCCTTTCCATTCACCTGGGAAACCAAGTCCGGGAGATCTGCCAAAACCAACTTTCATCAAAGATTCATAAAAACGTTCCCGTCCTGCTTTTAAGGAAATTTTATACATTCCCACGTTGCTACTATAACGTAACACTCCTTGTGTATCTAAATTAAAATTCACAGGATGGTCATCATGAATGACTCCCCCTGGAACATTCATTGCCCCACCACGCACATCAAAAATAGTTTCGGGTTGAATAATTCCTAAATCCAAAGCCCTTGCAATCCACATAGGTTTAGAGGCCGAACCAAGTTCAATTGCATCCATAACTGGTCTAAAACGTTTGGCTTCGGGATCATTTACAGGAGGATTATTCAAGTCATAAGTAGGATAACTCGCAATAGCTAGCAACTCACCAGTAGTAACATCGATAACTACGGCGCTTCCCCCTTTTGCTTTTGCTTTTATCACTCCATCTTTTAAGGCATTTTGGGTAAATTGTTGAATAGAAATATCAATTGAAAGACGAAGATTAGGTAACATTTGCGCCGGTTTTGAAGCATCGTTTGCTTTATTAATTACAACTCGGCCACGCGCATCACGTTTCGCATCGACCTTAACAGGCTTTTCAGTTAAGCGAGAATTATAAATTTTTTCCACACCTTCCAAACCAACTCCATCGGCTCCTACAAATCCAATTAATTGTGCAGCAATATCTTTTTCAGGATAAATACGTTTTGGTTCTTCAACGGTATCAATAAAATTTTTCCATTTTTTTAAGGAACCTAACGAAACTAATTCATTGTTAGTCATTTGTCTTTTCAACCAGACAAAGTTTCTTTTATCATTGCGTAAATTTAATAACTCTTTGAAGGGAACTTGAATTTGCTTTGCGACAATTTTTAAAGTTTCTTCATCTTGTGGCATTTTTTTTGTCAAAATATATAAACTGGTACTGGAAACGCTAACAGCCAATACTTTTCCATTTCTGTCAGTTATTGTTGCTCTTGGTTTAGACAAAGTGACACTTGTTTCTAGCTGTTTAGAGCCTTTTGCCACTAATTTTGCCCGTAAATCTGTCGGCAAAACAGTTAACCAAGCATATCTTACCAATATAGCTAAAATTACTGTAAGAAAGATCAGGCTCATCGCCATTGCACGTTTTTGAAAATTGTAATTTATTTTTACTTTTCGCGGATCAAAATAGTCTCGTATTTTTTCCCAGATAGATTTATTATAATATTTTTGCTTCATAATATATCACCCTATACTAATGAAATGAATAATTATTTTACAGTCTAATTTTAGAATGTATGTTTTGGATCAAAAGAAATGAAAACAAAAACATAAAGCTCATTTGGTATCCTTGAGCCAAGATCATATATAGTAAGCAAAGAAGAGAATTGCAATATTGCTGAATGAGTTTGATGCTTCAAACAATAAAATCGCAAGAAAAAAATATACTAGCTTAAATAGTTGTATTAATACAATTTTAATAACAAGTTAACGATTTGGTCATATGTAATTTTATATATTGCACTAGGGTTTTTATTATCTAGGGCTAAAACTTACATGTTTTTAAAAAAATTATTTGCATTTGATCAAGCAAAATTCCAAGCAAACAATCCTTTTGCAAGAAGATCTCAAGAAGAAAAGTTTCTCCATGAGAATTTTAAAAATGGTTTATGTCTTGGATATACAGCTTTATTTGCTAAATATTTAAGTGATGAATGGAATAAAAAAAATATACCCATAGGTCATTTTAATTTATATACAAATGACTACAGTTATTATCCCTATTTACAAAGTGTCATGTTAACACAATCCCATGTAAATCAAAAATTAGATATCAATCTAATGATTGAAAGAAAAAATTTACAAGAATCAAGAGACGCTGCTCCTAATTTTGCAGAAAAAAAACAAAATAGAGAAAAATTAAAACTTCTGAACAATAAAATAAATGATACTCATTATATAAAAGAAGTTGAAGATAGCTATAAAAATAATCACAATTCTAAATTTATAAATAAAAATAATGATTCGGATAATTTACTCGAAAGTGAATTTGATATTTTACAAAACATTTTTAAAAATCAATTTTATGAATATTTATATTCCAAAAAGTATGAATTTCAAGCCAAAGATTTTTCTAGTGATATAAAAAATGAATTAAATTATTTTAGAAATCAAGCAAAAAAATTTGTTATTATCAAACCAATTACAATTACTATAAGTTTATTAAAACACAGTATTTGTATCGCTGTTATGAAAGAAAAATCTTCTTTTTTCTCAGAAAAAATTTATTTTTTTGACTCCAACTTTGGCTTATATCAGTACATAGGACATATAGATTTTTTCCCAAAAATATTTCACAATTATATTAAAAATAGTTATGGGAAAATTATTGATAAAGAAGAAATTTATGACATGTTTTTTTTGCATTCATTTGTATTAAAAAGTCCAGTTTAAACATTTTAAATTGTCTTAGTCTATTTGTATTTTTATTATTTAAATTTCCATTTTTGTTGAGGTTCATCAACACAATCCCAAACTTGGACATTTGTACCATTTGTTGAGATAGCACCTCTGACATCTAAACACTTGCCAGAAATTCCACGCAATAACCCATTATCCATTAATGTCCATTTTTGTTGTGGGACATTCACACAATCCCAAATTTGCACTGCCGTTCCATTAGTGTCAGATCCGCCGCGGACATCTAAACATTTTCCACCAAGTCCTTGTAAATATCCTTCATTAGTCAGTTTCCATTCTTGTTGCGGAGCGTTTACACAATCCCAAATTTGCACATCGGTACCATTATTCGCTTGCGCACCTCTTACATCTAAACACTTACCCCCCAATCCTTGAATTTTTCCATTTCTATTTTTAACTGCAGAAATAGAATACATCCGATATCCCCAAGTTGTGTAATCAGTATTTACTTCACACGTATTTGGATCTGCTCCTCCATTAGGTTGTGATGGGCGTGGATATTTACACATATCAAATGCAGCATATTGTAAAAAAGAATTCCATTTTATATTGCGATCATTGTTTGTTAAATTAACAGGAAGAGAAGAAATATTGTAGCCCCGATAAATTTTATAATTTATATCTTTATTACTTGCATGCAAAGCTTCTAGGGTAAAAAGTGCTGAATGCTTATGATCTGAATGATCATTTCCGTAAATTCCAGTACTATCTAAAGTCCTTACAATGTTTGGCGAGTAATCTTTAATTAATTTTGTTAATACTTCGATTAATTGTTCTCTTGAATAACTCTCAAATTGTTGTGGTTGACAAAAATTGCTTGCATTAACTTTTGGAATAAAAGATGATTCATGTTTCCATAATTTTTCAAGCGAAGTATTACAAGTTTCTGAATAACCTGTACCAGAAGGATTTCCATCTGGTAATCGCATATAGATAATTGTTACATTAGGAGCATCTCTTAAAGTATATAGATCTAAATTTTTTCCTAAGACATTTATTTTTTGCGCTGTCCAAACATTCGCTACTCCCGCCATTTTTGCATAAGCTGCTTGGGTACCAAGTTCTCTTAATTGCCAATGATAAACAAGAACCCCTGGAGCATTTAAGCTTAAGTAACCATCATTCCAATGAATTAAACCAGCATCACCTGAAGTAACATACACAGTCTGAACTTTATGACCAGCTTTAATTGCATTTTCCATATCGGGATTCATAAATAAAAAATCATCATCTTGATGAGAAACTATCTGCATATCTTTTGCTTCTAATGCATTGACTGAGCAACAAATTAATACTGAACTTAAAACAGATAATTTTATTTTTCTTAAAAAAGAAATCATAACTTCTCCCAATTAGATATAAAATTTTAACTATTTATTTATTATTAGTTGCAGACATTATATAGGTTATTTTGATAAGTCAATGAATTAGTTTTTATTATTAATATTATGATTATTTAATATTTTGTTATATTATTTTTAATATTTTTTAAATTAAGTATTTTTTCTAAAAATTTAGCAGCATTTCTTTTATAATGCTGCTAAATAAAAACATTATTCCTCTATTGATATGAAGTATCACTGTAATAAACAAGCCATAACAACGAACTAAAATCGCGTGGAGCGATATGTTTACCATTGGCACAAGAATCAAAAAGCAATTTTCTTTGATCTTCAGTCGCTAAAGATAAATCTATGCCTAGCTCCTCTCCTAATATATTCCAAAGTTTAAACATTTGTTCTTCGCTTAACGAAAGAACAGTATCGTCTTTGGGTTCAGTTGTTCTTCTATCAACAAAAGAATTTTCCAAAATCTTTAAAAGTTCATTTTGAAGTACTTCAGGTCGCATAGTATACACCTCCCGAAATTCAAAATTGCCCCACATACCGAGGATAGATTGCTATTAACAATACTTGGACTCAATAGATTTAATCACTCTATCAAGTTTCATTCCTCGACTACCTTTAACAAGAATAACAAAACCAGATAAATTCACATGTATATCTGTCAGAAACTGACTAGGATCATCTTGAGCAGCACGCCAAAAAATCCTAGTTTTATTTTCAGATAAAAGTAAATCTTCTGTTTCTTTTAATAACTTGTAACAATCATACATTGCTATGCCGTAAAGACACAAGTATGCATTCTTGATATTTTTTAACGCATGAAAAATATTTTCATGCCAGTATTTTGACTCATTTCCTAAATCAAGCATATCCCCTAGAATAAGAAGTTTATTTTTTTCTTTCCATTCATCAGTTTGGACAGAGATCAGGGCAGCGTCTAAACTCATTGGACTTGAATTATAGCAATCATCGAAAAGAATATTTTGATCTTTTATATAAGAAATACGAGAACGCATAGGAGGTGAAACAAATTTTGACCAACCTAAAGCTATCTCATTTAAACTTCTATTCAGCATTATAGCAGAAGCAAATGCTAAAGCAAAGTTACCTGCATTGTGAATTCCAGGAAGTGGTACTTTAAAATGGATATCTTTTTCATTTTTTATCATAGAATTGTTTGAGATTATTTCTATAGAAACTTCACTCCCTGTAGGTGTTATCTCAAATATATCCCACAATATTAGTGTAGATATATTTTTTAGAATGGTAGATTTATCCATTCCAATTTTCGCTAAATATTTTTTTTCAACAACAATAAAGTCATTTTTTAAAGAAATAACATTTTCAGAATTTTCTTCGTTAAATTTTACTTGTTCAAGAAAAAATTTTAATATTTTTTCATCAGCGAGCTGCCATATTCTTTTTGTTTTGGGATTTTTAAATAAAATTAATTCTTCATTTGCAGCGGTTTCCCAATTTATCAAATGTTCAAGATGTTCTGGTCCAAGTGCAGTTAGGATAGAGATATTTGGTTGTCCTAAATCAACGTGCTGAGTCATAGCTCCAATATCATCAATTCCAATTTCAAGAACTAAACAATCTGGTGCTTTATTACTATTATGCTCTTCTTGGCATAAAGTAATTGCCATTCCTAAAAAACCATTCTCACTTTTTTCAGTTTTTGTTACTTTATAGTTTCCACAGCTTAAAATACTTGCAATCATTTCTTTTGTCGTTGTTTTTCCATTACTTCCACCTACACCTAGCACTGGAAAGGAAAATCGTCTACGCATAAATTTTGCAAATTCTCGAAAAGAAGCTAAAACATCAGTAACACAAATACATTTCTTTTTTTGCTCGTCAGTTAATTCATTAAAATACTTTGAATTTTCATCAACTAAAGCTATTTGTACACCTTTTTGAATACAGTCTTTTAAATAGGCATGCCCATCATGCTGAGATCCTTTAATAGCAACAAACAAATGATCAGAATTTACTTTTCGACTGTCAATGCAAACTCCTTTTATCATAATAGTATTAAATTCTTTTTCACATTTTTGATTTTTCAAAATAGCTTGATAAATTTCACTTGCGGAAAGAGGCCACATTTTGTGTTTTCTCCATTTATATTATAATTTACAACAAATTATGCTACTTTAAGACACCTTCACCTGCATGCTCTAAAGGCATATTAGATCAATATAGAGGAATTGAATCAATGGAAACAAGTTTTAGCTACAAACTAAAAAATAAAGTTAGATTTGTCACAGCCACCTCATTATTTGATGGGCATGATGCAAGTATTAATATTATTCGTAGACTCCTTCAACAAGGTGGAGCTGAAGTCATTCATCTTGGACACAATCGGAGTGTAAATGAAGTTGTAGAAGCCGCTATTCAAGAAGATGTCCAAGCAATCTCAGTAAGTTCTTATCAAGGTGGTCACCTAGAATATTTTAAATACATGCGAGAAATTCTTGATAAAAAAGGTCGTCCAGATATGAAAATATTTGGTGGAGGTGGTGGTGTTATTATTCCAAAAGAAATTGAGGAATTACATCAAAGTGGGATCACAAAAATTTATTCTCCGGAAGATGGTTTCAAAATGGGATTAGAGGGAATGATTTGTGACATGTTAGAGAAATCAGATTATGCCCTTTGTGAATGGCCAGTTGGAATAAAAGACAAAAAAGTAAATGCAAACGACCCATTGCATTTTGCAAGAGCACTTACGTTGATAGAAAATAATGCCAGTTTTCTTCCTGAATCTGTGCGAAAGCAAATGGAATTGGGCAAAAAAAATAAAAACGAAAATGGAAACAATTCACATCCCTTAGTTCTAGGCGTAACAGGTACAGGAGGGGCTGGAAAAAGTAGTTTAACAGACGAAATTATTCGCCGATTTACCTATGAATTTCCTGAAAAAAAAATCTGTATATTTAGTATAGACCCTTCAAAAAGAAAAACTGGAGGCGCATTACTTGGTGATAGAATAAGAATGAATGCCATTCACCATCAAAATGTTTTTATGCATAGTTTTGCCACTCGTGGTAGTAAAAATGAATTGTCATCGATAACAACAGAGGCATTATGCCTTGCACGCACAGCGGACTTTGATTTTATTATTGTTGAAACAAGTGGAATTGGGCAAGGTGATACGGGTATATTAGATGTTTCTGACATCAGCCTCTATGTCATGACAAGTGAATTTGGTGCACCAACTCAATTAGAAAAAATTGATATGCTAGATTTTGCTGATTTAATTGCAATAAATAAATTTGATCGACGTGGTTCTGAAGATGCTTATCGGGACGTAAAAAACACCATAAGACGTAGCAGATACGCAGGTAACAAAAATATTTCAGATAATGATTATCCGGTTTTTGGTACGATAGCGGCAAAATTTAATGATGATGGTGTTAATGGAATATATAAAGAACTTTTAAAACTGTTAACTAAAAAAAGCAATTCAAAGAATTGGGAAGAAAGAATTCAAATGAATTGCAGAAAAAAATCTTCAAATAGTTCTTCTATCATTCCACAAAGTAGAACTAACTATTTAACAGAAATTGCTAATACAGTTAGAAACTATCACCAAGAAACAAATAAATACATAGAAACGGCTACAAATATTTTCTCACTAGAAAATTCCATTAATTTAATTAAAAACCATACAACCAAAGAAAATTTAGAGAATGAATTAAAGGTTCAATGGAAATTAATGCCTATAGACATTAGCAATGAATTAAAAAATTGGAAGGAATTAAAAGAAAATTACGAAAGTGAAGCTTTTAAGTATGAAGTTAGAGGAAAAAAATACGAAGTTAAAACTTACTCTGTTTCATTATCTGGGCTAAAAATAAAGAAAATTAGTCTTCCACAATATAAAAACTATGGAGATATTGTCCAATTTTTGCGGAACGAAAATTTACCTGGTTATTTTCCTTTCACCGCAGGTGTGTTTCCTTTTAAAAGAGCAGATGAAGATCCTAAAAGACAATTTGCTGGTGAAGGCGGTCCTGCTAGAACAAATAATCGTTTCCACTTTTTAACTAAAAATGATCCTGCAAAACGACTGTCAACAGCCTTTGATAGTGTTACTTTATATGGTGATGAGCCTGCAAAAAGACCTGACATATATGGCAAAATTGGCGAAAGTGGTGTCAGCATTGCTACTTTAAATGATATGAAAACGTTGTATCAAGGTTTTGATTTATGCGATCCAAATACAAGCGTGAGTATGACCATTAATGGACCTGCTCCCATTATTTTAGCATTCTTTTTTAATACAGCTATAGATCAACAAATTGAGAAGGAAGAAAAGAAAAAAGGAAGTAAATTAACATTAAGTGAATATGAAAAAATAAAAAAACAAACACTAGAGACTGTTAGAGGAACTGTTCAAGCTGATATATTAAAAGAAGATCAAGCACAAAATACCTGTATTTTTTCAATTGATTTTGCGCTAAAGATGATGGGCGATATTCAAGAGTTTTTTGTGCATAACAATGTGCGGAATTATTATTCGGTTAGTATCTCCGGTTACCATATAGCAGAAGCGGGTGCTAATCCTATTACACAATTAGCATTTACATTAGCAAATGGATTTACTTATGTTGAATATTACCTTAGTCGGGGGATGAATATTGATGATTTTGCGCCAAATTTGGCTTATTTTTTCAGTAATGGAATGGATCCTGAATATTCTGTTATTGGTAGAGTTGCAAGACGTATTTGGGCAATTGCGATGAAAGACAAATATAAAGCAAATGAACGTTCACAAAAATTAAAGTACCATATTCAAACAAGTGGTAGATCTCTCCATGCACAAGAAATGAATTTTAATGACATTAGAACCACACTTCAAGCACTATTAGCCTTATCTGATAATTGCAATTCACTGCATACAAATGCATACGATGAAGCTGTTACTACTCCAACTGAAGAGAGTGTTAGAAGAAGTATGGCTATTCAACTTATTCTTGCGAGAGAATATGGTGTCTTAAAAAATGAAAATCCTATTCAAGGCAGTTTCTTTATCGAGCAATTAACTAACTCTGTAGAAGAAGCGGTTTTAGAAGAATTTGAAAAAATATCTAGCAGAGGCGGTGTTTTAGGTTCCATGGAAACTCAATATCAACGCGGGAAAGTTCAAGAAGAAAGTTTATACTATGAAACATTAAAACATTCTGGACAACTTCCATTAATTGGAGTGAATACATATTTAAACCCAAATGTGGAAGATAATGAAAAGAAAAATGAAATTCAACTTTCAAGAGCTTCATACAAAGAAAAAGATGAGCAATTAAATAGACTACAAGAATTTAAAATACAAAATGAAGAAAACAAAAAAATTGCTTTGAAAACTCTGCAAGAAAAAGTATTAATGAATGAAAATATTTTTACTGAATTACTGCATACAACCCGTTATGCTTCTCTAGGAGAAATTACTCAGGCTTTGTATGCAGTAGGTGGACAATACAGAAGAGCAATGTAAAAAATATAAATTTATGCAACTTTATTTTTATTAGGATTGCCTAATATTAATTGAAGATGTTGAATAATATCTGAAATTTCATTTGCTTTATTCGTTAATTCTGTTCCAGATTTTGCAGTTTGTTCTGAAACAACAGCATTAGATTGGGTTGATTTCTCTAATTGATTTACAGCATCAACTATTTCAGAGATTCCATATTCTTGTTCTTTTGCTGCAGTAGCAATTTCTGTAATTGATCTATTTACAAGTACAACATTTTCAACAGTACTTTGCATTACATCTGAACACTGATTTGCTATTTCAGTACTTTCAACAATATTTTGATTGCTCAATTTAAATAGTTTGTCTACTTCACTGGTTGTTGAAACAATTATGTCTTCAACTTTTTCAATACTTTCAGCAAGCAATTGATTAATTTCTTTTGCTGAGTCACCACTTAATTTTGCTAAGTTACCAACTTCCTCTGCCACCACTGCAAATCCTCTACCATGTTCACCAGCCCTAGCAGCTTCTACCGAAGCATTAAAAGAAAGGAGTTTTGTCTTAAACACAATATCATTAATAACCTTTGTTTTATTTGATATTTCTGAAATAACTTTGATAATATCCTTAATTCTATCGTTCCCATGTTTAACTTGTTGCATTACTTCTTTATTTCCTGCACGAATTTTATCAATACAAGAAATTAATTTAAGGACAATTTGTGCACCATTTTGCACTGTTTTTTCACTATTTTTTGAAAGATCAGAAGATTCATTTGTACCTTCAGAAGTTTTTTTGATCATAGAACTTATTTCTTGTACTGCCGAAGCTGTTTTTTGCAATGAAGCATTTTGATTTTGAGTTCCTAAATTTAATTCGCGTGAAGTATCATTTAAATGTGAAGCTTGTTGCAAAATGTCCTGACTTTGAGAAAAAAGACTTGTAACTATATCATTAATTGCTTTTGTTATTTTAGTTATAAAAAAGTATCCAAAAAGTAGAGTTAACAAAATAAAAAATAAAATAGCAATTAGTGTTGTATACTTAAGTGTTTGAGAAATTTCGTCATCTCTTTTAATTTCAGTATCAACTTTTTCTTGGATAGATTTTGAAAATTTATCCAGTTTTTCTTCTAATTTTTTAAAGAGTCCCATAAATTTTTCAAATTCAGGGTTATCTGTTTTTTTACCAGCGCTGAAAGCTGAATTTATTACTTTTGTACTACCTTCTACATAACTTTTAATAAGAATTGATATTTCTGAAAATTCATTCTTTACTTCAGGATCAAATTTTAGCTTATTTATAGTCTCAGTAGCTTCAGAAAATTTCTTTGCAAACTCTTTATTTTCTGCAATGATGTCGTCTTTTTCAGCTTGAGGAACATTCGTTAAAGACGCATATAGAGCACTTATCACATTTCCTCTCAATCCATCATGATACATATCGATTGACATTGCCGTTTTTAATAATGGAACATACGTCTCATTAATTCCATTTAAATATGAATTTGATAAGGTAGCAGAAATAAAACTAAAAATACCTAATATAAGAATATTAGAAACAATCATTATAATAAATATTTTATACCACTTTTTCAAAGAAAAATCTTTGTTATTTTCCATAATTTTCTCTTCAAATAAAATTTCATTAGGTATCGTCAAAGTTTTAAAAATAAATAAGGAAAATGAAAAAACCTACCTTCTAAATTTTTGACACCTATTTTTACTTTGTTTTAAAGCCTCCGATAACTCTAGCTGGTTAAAAAGATAAGGATTTTAGTATGCTTGATGATTTTGAGTTAGAGCTACAAAAAACTTTTTTTCAAGAAGCAGACATCAATCTTGAAGAAGCAGAAGAAGTGTATTTACAATTGGGTGAAAATCCTCCTGAAGATTTACTCGCACGCAGCTTCAG of Pigmentibacter sp. JX0631 contains these proteins:
- a CDS encoding tyrosine-type recombinase/integrase; protein product: MTKQQANLIGIRFIPRINKWEARAAVKGTHYSKTFLNKDDAIFWRTQLLQPTSVIVATCELLFDSWLNNPFGFYSPQTLFIYKQNVRLYLLPVFGSLKPTEIDENLILSFAIKLAETKTVQGKARSLKTVRNIIGTLSTFFEWCCLKNYLQTNPAKEPRVVQNMARFFKHQRLEQKFSTNIKKKALTKEEAKKLILQGYERNFQTGFIIEFLIYTGLRMGEVAALTWGDLEYLETNPQGSASLFVVIQKTMNHRTREVQLNAKCGSNGHVELSNVIANKIVEWHSIAKSLSYSVEKTAALFPLASKNPLEFSKLISNLSLKAGIRHVSAHGLRHTTITFLASSGHSLQVVQKIARHKTADMTTAYFDATQLPVTGVTSSIDKLLA
- a CDS encoding penicillin-binding protein 2; translated protein: MKQKYYNKSIWEKIRDYFDPRKVKINYNFQKRAMAMSLIFLTVILAILVRYAWLTVLPTDLRAKLVAKGSKQLETSVTLSKPRATITDRNGKVLAVSVSSTSLYILTKKMPQDEETLKIVAKQIQVPFKELLNLRNDKRNFVWLKRQMTNNELVSLGSLKKWKNFIDTVEEPKRIYPEKDIAAQLIGFVGADGVGLEGVEKIYNSRLTEKPVKVDAKRDARGRVVINKANDASKPAQMLPNLRLSIDISIQQFTQNALKDGVIKAKAKGGSAVVIDVTTGELLAIASYPTYDLNNPPVNDPEAKRFRPVMDAIELGSASKPMWIARALDLGIIQPETIFDVRGGAMNVPGGVIHDDHPVNFNLDTQGVLRYSSNVGMYKISLKAGRERFYESLMKVGFGRSPGLGFPGEWKGRIHKPESWSEMRFANMSFGQGFAISPLQLAHAVTIMVGGGQDKGMNILAKDLEQEKNFVGPPIQFIRKDTSKTISEMMGNVIEQSNAGRIPGILVGGKTGTAQIWSNKDKAYSERTAVYQGIIPANNPKLAIVVVIDEVKVRPAYGAMLAGPVFSQIGRKTVDYLNSQGVFHVEPYVNAYLSKSEDKNTPIQ
- a CDS encoding ricin-type beta-trefoil lectin domain protein, giving the protein MISFLRKIKLSVLSSVLICCSVNALEAKDMQIVSHQDDDFLFMNPDMENAIKAGHKVQTVYVTSGDAGLIHWNDGYLSLNAPGVLVYHWQLRELGTQAAYAKMAGVANVWTAQKINVLGKNLDLYTLRDAPNVTIIYMRLPDGNPSGTGYSETCNTSLEKLWKHESSFIPKVNASNFCQPQQFESYSREQLIEVLTKLIKDYSPNIVRTLDSTGIYGNDHSDHKHSALFTLEALHASNKDINYKIYRGYNISSLPVNLTNNDRNIKWNSFLQYAAFDMCKYPRPSQPNGGADPNTCEVNTDYTTWGYRMYSISAVKNRNGKIQGLGGKCLDVRGAQANNGTDVQIWDCVNAPQQEWKLTNEGYLQGLGGKCLDVRGGSDTNGTAVQIWDCVNVPQQKWTLMDNGLLRGISGKCLDVRGAISTNGTNVQVWDCVDEPQQKWKFK
- the murF gene encoding UDP-N-acetylmuramoyl-tripeptide--D-alanyl-D-alanine ligase, translated to MWPLSASEIYQAILKNQKCEKEFNTIMIKGVCIDSRKVNSDHLFVAIKGSQHDGHAYLKDCIQKGVQIALVDENSKYFNELTDEQKKKCICVTDVLASFREFAKFMRRRFSFPVLGVGGSNGKTTTKEMIASILSCGNYKVTKTEKSENGFLGMAITLCQEEHNSNKAPDCLVLEIGIDDIGAMTQHVDLGQPNISILTALGPEHLEHLINWETAANEELILFKNPKTKRIWQLADEKILKFFLEQVKFNEENSENVISLKNDFIVVEKKYLAKIGMDKSTILKNISTLILWDIFEITPTGSEVSIEIISNNSMIKNEKDIHFKVPLPGIHNAGNFALAFASAIMLNRSLNEIALGWSKFVSPPMRSRISYIKDQNILFDDCYNSSPMSLDAALISVQTDEWKEKNKLLILGDMLDLGNESKYWHENIFHALKNIKNAYLCLYGIAMYDCYKLLKETEDLLLSENKTRIFWRAAQDDPSQFLTDIHVNLSGFVILVKGSRGMKLDRVIKSIESKYC